The Alphaproteobacteria bacterium nucleotide sequence TAAAAGATGCAGCTATCCCTCATATCCCCAGAAGGAGTCGTCTTTGCAGGTGATGTGGAGATGATCGTTATCCCCGGCGCCAAAGGAGAATTTGGGGTCCTTGACCACCATGCGCCTTTCATGACCATGTTGCGCGAGGGACCTGTCACCTTGTATGAAAAAAAGGACAAGAAGTCCCAAGTCTTCACCATCTCCGGAGGCTTTTGCGAAGTCACACCCGATGGGTGCATTGTCCTCGCAGATTCCGTTGAAACAGCTGTCAAATAGACGACCCTTAATTAATCAGAACCAAAAGCCTTCTCTCACCCCAAGTACCGTATTTATACGGTATTGACAAGAAAATTAAATCACATAAAGTATCGCTTATAAAATAAAAATTCTGACCATAAATACAAACAAATTTGTACTATGGCAGCTCTTATTACTTCAATAAACAAACAAACA carries:
- the atpC gene encoding ATP synthase F1 subunit epsilon, yielding MQLSLISPEGVVFAGDVEMIVIPGAKGEFGVLDHHAPFMTMLREGPVTLYEKKDKKSQVFTISGGFCEVTPDGCIVLADSVETAVK